From Spirosoma aerolatum, one genomic window encodes:
- a CDS encoding ABC transporter permease has protein sequence MAWRDSRRSRQRLLLFMSAIVLGIAALVAINSFGDNLAQSIDDQARELLGADLVLSTNDPKKEKLFYPLLKKVAPTTFQKTNGHNVVAKSPYEYTNEISFASMVSFPKNQGVRLAQVKNLTLGVSNFGSQNSYPYYGEWQIVPQSAEKLWRDQLQKRPKPYYALVDDALMVQFGAQVGDSVQVGGVSYKIIGRVLKTPGQSTVTTTVAPTVFLQFVSEDLLQRGSRVNYKYYFRFNQGIDVEKAIKQIGPTLEKEGVSYDTVAGRKKQTGRAFGDLTKFLSLVAFVALLLGCVGVASAVQLYVKEKIASVAILRTLGTSGRQAFLIYLFQTAIMGFLGAAIGALAGSAIQLILPRVFSNFLPITVETSVSLPAILGGLGTGLLISVLFSLLPLLAIRNVSPLRAIRNSYEDDLSGRDPLRWLVYLLVVLFIVGFAYLQTRNLMLAISFTGGLMLAFGILTTLGLGLIWLVRRFFPASWSYVWRQSLANLYRPNNQTLILITSIGLGAFLIATLYLTQGLLLGQVELSASGKQPNMVLFDIQNEQLGGVKKLVAVQKLPVLQEVPVVTMRLSDINGKTDNENRNDTTARPPKWAFTREYRVTYRDTLISSEKLISGKAPYRADGAVYVSLEKPFFDRMHLKLGDTLNFNVQGAPIQTIVGGTREVEWNRVQTNFLVVFPSGVLEQAPQFHVLMTRVPNNQVSAQLQRGLVSQFPNVSAIDLGLILKTVDEILGQISFVIQFMALFSILTGLLVLASSVVISKFQRLRESVLLRTLGASREQILSITVLEYGLLGLLAALSGIVLSIAGTWGLARFVFEVPYKPAIIPLVVVALVVTVMTILIGVFNSREVLSRPPLDVLRAEV, from the coding sequence ATGGCCTGGCGCGATAGTCGGCGGAGCCGCCAGCGATTATTGCTGTTTATGTCGGCAATCGTACTGGGCATTGCTGCGCTGGTAGCCATCAATTCGTTCGGCGATAACCTGGCCCAAAGCATCGACGACCAGGCTCGTGAATTATTGGGCGCCGATTTAGTGCTATCGACAAACGACCCAAAGAAAGAAAAGCTTTTCTACCCGCTGCTGAAGAAAGTTGCTCCCACTACTTTTCAAAAGACTAATGGCCACAATGTAGTCGCTAAGAGCCCTTACGAGTACACAAATGAGATTTCGTTTGCGTCGATGGTTTCGTTCCCCAAAAATCAGGGAGTCAGGCTGGCTCAAGTCAAGAATTTAACCCTGGGCGTTAGCAATTTTGGTTCTCAGAACAGTTATCCGTATTACGGCGAATGGCAGATTGTTCCACAGTCTGCTGAAAAGCTCTGGCGAGACCAACTTCAAAAACGGCCTAAACCGTATTACGCGTTGGTTGATGACGCGCTGATGGTTCAGTTTGGTGCCCAGGTAGGTGACTCCGTACAAGTGGGTGGGGTTTCGTATAAAATAATCGGACGCGTATTGAAAACGCCGGGGCAGTCCACGGTAACTACTACCGTAGCCCCAACGGTCTTTTTGCAGTTTGTTTCGGAAGACTTATTACAGCGTGGCAGTCGAGTTAATTATAAATACTACTTCCGCTTCAATCAGGGTATAGACGTCGAAAAAGCGATTAAACAAATTGGCCCTACTTTGGAAAAAGAAGGAGTCAGCTACGATACGGTAGCTGGGCGTAAAAAACAGACCGGACGGGCGTTTGGCGATCTGACCAAATTTCTGAGTCTGGTGGCCTTTGTGGCCTTATTGTTGGGCTGTGTGGGTGTTGCCAGTGCCGTTCAGTTATACGTAAAAGAGAAAATTGCATCCGTAGCCATTCTGCGGACACTCGGTACCAGCGGACGGCAGGCGTTTCTGATTTACTTATTCCAGACGGCGATTATGGGCTTTTTAGGGGCCGCCATTGGCGCTTTGGCTGGTTCGGCCATTCAGCTGATTCTTCCCCGCGTATTCAGCAATTTTCTGCCCATCACCGTCGAGACATCGGTATCCCTTCCGGCCATTCTGGGTGGTCTGGGTACAGGGTTACTGATTTCGGTTTTATTTTCGTTATTACCCCTGCTGGCTATTCGGAACGTATCGCCTTTGCGAGCCATCCGTAACTCGTATGAAGATGACCTGAGCGGTCGAGACCCACTTCGTTGGCTGGTATACCTGCTTGTTGTTCTGTTCATTGTTGGCTTTGCCTATCTGCAAACCCGAAATCTGATGCTGGCCATTAGTTTTACCGGTGGTCTGATGCTGGCCTTTGGCATATTGACAACGCTGGGTCTAGGGCTGATCTGGCTGGTTCGTCGATTTTTTCCCGCTTCGTGGAGTTACGTCTGGCGGCAAAGTCTGGCCAACCTTTATCGACCCAATAACCAAACGCTGATTCTGATAACATCCATCGGGTTAGGCGCTTTTCTGATAGCGACCCTTTACCTTACTCAAGGTTTGCTGCTGGGGCAGGTCGAATTATCGGCTAGTGGCAAGCAACCCAACATGGTCCTGTTCGATATTCAGAATGAGCAGCTTGGCGGAGTGAAAAAATTAGTCGCTGTCCAAAAATTGCCGGTTTTACAGGAAGTCCCGGTCGTGACCATGCGCCTGTCGGATATTAACGGCAAAACAGACAATGAAAACCGGAACGATACCACCGCCAGGCCACCGAAGTGGGCTTTTACCCGCGAGTACCGAGTGACTTATCGCGATACGCTGATTTCGTCGGAGAAGTTGATTTCAGGCAAAGCGCCCTATCGAGCCGATGGCGCTGTCTACGTCTCTTTAGAGAAACCTTTCTTCGACCGAATGCACCTTAAACTGGGCGATACGCTGAATTTCAACGTGCAGGGTGCTCCTATTCAGACGATTGTAGGAGGCACACGCGAAGTTGAATGGAACCGGGTACAGACCAATTTTCTGGTGGTATTTCCTTCAGGCGTTCTGGAGCAGGCTCCCCAATTCCATGTGCTGATGACCCGTGTACCCAACAATCAGGTTTCGGCCCAGCTTCAGCGGGGTTTGGTTAGTCAATTTCCGAATGTCTCGGCCATCGACCTGGGCCTGATCCTGAAAACGGTTGATGAAATTCTGGGGCAAATCTCGTTCGTCATCCAGTTTATGGCCTTGTTTAGTATTCTGACGGGCTTATTGGTACTAGCTAGTTCGGTCGTTATCAGCAAGTTTCAGCGGCTGCGTGAGAGTGTATTGTTGCGTACTTTGGGAGCCAGTCGGGAGCAGATTTTAAGTATTACCGTTCTGGAATACGGCTTGCTGGGGCTATTGGCGGCTCTTTCGGGTATCGTCCTATCCATAGCCGGAACCTGGGGTCTAGCCCGATTCGTGTTTGAAGTCCCATATAAACCAGCCATTATTCCACTAGTGGTTGTGGCTTTAGTCGTTACCGTCATGACGATCCTGATTGGTGTATTCAACAGCCGGGAAGTGCTGTCAAGGCCACCGCTGGATGTGTTGCGGGCCGAAGTGTAA
- a CDS encoding IS110 family RNA-guided transposase, whose protein sequence is MDIRYFIGVDVSKATLDWAVFDGKTIVLQAQSVNSPAAIRATVKLVKALPGFTVMESVCCLEHTGIYCAHLLSSLYKLKLPIWLESSLQIKKAGGLQRGKTDAIDAIRIAEYAFRFRDKMCLWQPPRPILQKLATLSALRQRLLRVRQQLQQPIDEQQGFAEKSLQKQLAQNCQASLKAITADLANAEKQIDTLIQSDDRLKELFAWITSVPGVGDAIATEVLVATNEFKAINDPKKLACHAGVAPFEYRSGSSVRGKTRVSQHARLRLKSLFHLGAMSAIRMKGELQTYYQRKVADGKNKMLVLNAVRNKLIHRVCSVVHREQKYDKNYTPALA, encoded by the coding sequence ATGGACATTCGCTACTTCATCGGTGTTGACGTTTCGAAAGCTACCCTTGACTGGGCCGTCTTTGATGGCAAAACCATAGTATTGCAAGCTCAATCGGTTAACTCACCAGCAGCGATTAGGGCCACCGTCAAATTGGTGAAGGCGTTGCCTGGATTTACGGTAATGGAATCGGTCTGCTGTCTCGAACATACAGGCATTTATTGTGCGCATCTTTTATCTTCCCTTTACAAATTGAAACTACCAATTTGGCTAGAGAGCAGCCTGCAAATTAAAAAAGCAGGCGGTTTACAACGAGGTAAAACCGACGCTATCGATGCTATTCGCATTGCCGAGTACGCCTTCCGTTTTCGAGACAAAATGTGCCTTTGGCAGCCACCAAGGCCTATTCTGCAAAAACTAGCCACGTTAAGTGCCCTTCGTCAACGGCTTCTTCGCGTTCGCCAGCAACTTCAACAACCTATTGACGAACAGCAGGGCTTCGCGGAAAAGTCACTCCAAAAGCAACTGGCCCAAAACTGCCAGGCCTCGTTAAAAGCCATCACTGCCGATTTGGCAAATGCCGAAAAACAGATCGATACGCTCATCCAAAGTGATGATCGCTTGAAGGAGCTTTTTGCCTGGATTACCTCCGTTCCCGGTGTGGGTGATGCCATAGCGACTGAAGTGTTGGTGGCTACCAACGAATTCAAGGCTATCAACGATCCTAAAAAACTGGCCTGTCACGCGGGTGTGGCACCCTTTGAATACCGATCGGGTAGCAGTGTGCGTGGCAAAACGCGGGTGAGCCAACATGCTCGTTTACGTCTAAAATCTCTGTTTCATTTAGGGGCCATGTCAGCGATCCGGATGAAAGGTGAGCTACAGACCTACTACCAGCGCAAGGTAGCTGACGGCAAAAATAAGATGCTCGTTCTCAACGCGGTTCGCAATAAGCTAATCCACCGGGTTTGCTCGGTGGTTCATCGAGAACAGAAATATGACAAAAATTATACGCCAGCGCTTGCATAA
- a CDS encoding ABC transporter ATP-binding protein — protein sequence MSILHVENLTKTYTSGGRELTVLHGVNFTLEPGDTFAIVGPSGSGKTTLLGLCAGLDRASSGSVYLNDIRLDTLNEDQRAAIRNQYVGFIFQNFQLLPTLTALENVMVPLELRGEKGAAKTAQALLDRVGLGQRGHHYPTQLSGGEQQRVSLARAFANRPKLLFADEPTGNLDADTSATVVDLLFELNREAGTTLVLVTHDMELASRTQRIIRIKGGTVVNDRMTELLND from the coding sequence ATGAGTATCCTACACGTCGAAAATCTTACCAAAACCTATACCAGTGGAGGCCGTGAATTGACGGTACTTCATGGAGTCAACTTTACTCTTGAACCGGGCGATACCTTTGCCATTGTCGGTCCATCGGGTAGCGGCAAAACAACGCTATTGGGCCTATGCGCTGGGCTGGATCGGGCTTCTTCCGGCAGCGTTTACCTGAACGACATTCGGCTGGATACACTCAATGAAGATCAGCGGGCCGCCATTCGTAACCAATATGTTGGGTTCATTTTCCAGAACTTCCAGCTTCTGCCCACGCTGACTGCCCTCGAAAACGTGATGGTTCCGCTCGAACTACGGGGCGAAAAAGGAGCCGCCAAAACCGCTCAGGCGTTGCTGGATCGGGTTGGCCTGGGACAGCGAGGGCACCACTACCCTACTCAGCTTTCGGGGGGTGAACAGCAACGGGTTTCGCTGGCGCGTGCTTTTGCCAACCGCCCTAAACTCCTCTTTGCCGATGAACCAACCGGCAACCTCGATGCCGACACCAGCGCTACGGTTGTCGATCTGCTATTCGAACTCAACCGCGAAGCAGGTACCACCCTCGTACTGGTTACCCACGATATGGAATTAGCCTCCCGCACGCAGCGAATTATTCGAATTAAGGGTGGGACGGTAGTTAATGATCGAATGACTGAATTATTGAATGACTGA
- the lpxA gene encoding acyl-ACP--UDP-N-acetylglucosamine O-acyltransferase: MIQPLAYIHSEAKIAQNVVIEPFAIIHKDVEIGEGTWIGSHAVINEGARIGRNCKIYPGAVISATPQDLKFNNEYTRTFIGDNTTIREYATISRGTEEHWKTQIGTNCLIMAYAHVAHDCRIGNHCIITNNVQMAGHVHMGDWAIIGGSSSVLQFSRIGSHAFISGGSLVRKDVPPYSKAAREPLTYAGINSVGIRRRGYTNEQINQIQEIYRYIYLRGLNNADALAQIELELPASDERDEIVNFIRSSERGIMRGPSANGERE, encoded by the coding sequence ATGATTCAACCGTTAGCATATATTCACTCTGAAGCGAAGATTGCGCAGAATGTAGTGATTGAGCCCTTTGCCATTATTCACAAAGACGTTGAGATTGGTGAAGGAACATGGATCGGTTCCCATGCCGTTATCAATGAAGGTGCCCGTATTGGCCGAAACTGCAAAATTTATCCTGGAGCCGTTATCTCGGCCACACCACAGGACTTGAAATTCAATAACGAATACACACGAACTTTCATCGGCGACAATACGACGATCCGTGAGTATGCAACCATCAGCCGGGGTACCGAAGAGCACTGGAAAACGCAAATCGGAACTAACTGCCTGATTATGGCTTATGCGCACGTTGCGCACGACTGCCGAATCGGAAACCACTGCATTATTACCAACAATGTGCAGATGGCGGGTCACGTACATATGGGTGACTGGGCTATTATTGGTGGATCGAGTTCTGTATTGCAATTTTCCCGGATTGGATCGCATGCCTTTATTTCGGGTGGTTCGCTAGTTCGGAAAGATGTGCCACCCTACTCAAAAGCGGCTCGCGAACCGCTCACCTACGCCGGTATCAACTCGGTGGGTATCCGTCGGCGGGGGTACACCAACGAACAGATCAACCAGATTCAGGAGATTTACCGCTACATCTATCTGCGTGGTTTAAATAATGCTGATGCCCTGGCCCAGATCGAGCTGGAACTGCCTGCTTCAGACGAGCGTGATGAAATCGTAAATTTCATCCGCAGCTCCGAACGAGGTATCATGCGCGGTCCATCGGCCAACGGAGAGCGGGAGTAA
- the lpxD gene encoding UDP-3-O-(3-hydroxymyristoyl)glucosamine N-acyltransferase: MEFTVKQIATLLGGEVAGNESLTITGLAKIEEGQPGDISFLSNLKYEPHLYTTQASAVIVDRSFEPKKPVASALIFVENSYSAFTRLLEEYHKQLIFARVGIEQPSYIGDGSQMGEQGYRGAFSYVGRNCQIGSNVKIYPQAYVGNNVRIGDNTIIHPGVRILDNCVIGRNCVIHPNAVIGSEGFGFAPQPDGTYKTIPQLGNVILEDNVNVGSNTTIDCATMGSTIIRQGAKLDNLIQIAHNVEIGKNTVIAAQTGVSGSTKIGDNCVIAGQVGFAGHLTIANGTKVGAQSGVGKSVEEEGTSLNSSPAFGLKESMRSLAVFRRLPDLEQRVFKLEKKNEK, translated from the coding sequence ATGGAGTTTACAGTCAAGCAGATTGCCACACTGCTGGGGGGCGAAGTCGCCGGAAATGAATCGCTGACAATCACTGGGTTAGCTAAGATTGAAGAGGGGCAACCAGGGGATATCTCATTTCTGTCGAACCTCAAATACGAACCGCATCTTTATACCACGCAAGCCTCGGCGGTGATTGTCGATCGGTCGTTCGAGCCTAAAAAGCCGGTTGCATCGGCTCTTATTTTTGTAGAAAATTCCTACTCTGCCTTCACTCGCCTGCTGGAAGAATACCACAAGCAATTAATTTTCGCGCGGGTTGGCATTGAACAGCCATCTTATATAGGCGATGGAAGTCAGATGGGCGAACAGGGCTACCGGGGGGCATTTTCGTACGTTGGCCGAAATTGTCAGATCGGAAGTAATGTGAAAATATACCCACAAGCTTACGTTGGGAATAACGTTCGGATCGGAGATAATACCATTATTCATCCCGGAGTTCGGATTCTGGACAATTGTGTAATTGGTCGGAATTGTGTTATCCATCCCAATGCGGTTATTGGTAGCGAAGGGTTTGGTTTTGCGCCCCAACCCGATGGAACGTATAAGACCATTCCCCAACTGGGTAATGTGATTCTGGAAGATAATGTGAATGTTGGGTCAAATACGACCATCGACTGCGCTACAATGGGCTCAACCATTATTCGACAGGGAGCCAAGCTGGATAACCTGATCCAGATAGCTCATAATGTCGAGATTGGAAAAAATACGGTCATTGCCGCGCAGACTGGGGTTTCGGGGTCCACCAAAATCGGCGATAACTGTGTAATTGCCGGCCAGGTCGGGTTTGCCGGTCATTTAACCATTGCCAATGGCACTAAAGTGGGGGCGCAGTCGGGCGTAGGCAAGAGTGTTGAGGAAGAAGGTACTTCGCTCAATAGCTCACCCGCTTTTGGCTTAAAGGAAAGTATGCGCTCGCTGGCGGTATTCCGTCGGTTGCCCGATCTGGAACAAAGAGTGTTTAAACTGGAAAAGAAAAACGAAAAATAG
- a CDS encoding ABC transporter ATP-binding protein translates to MHIAAEKIGKKYRKEWIFRRVDLTLTAGNSYTFVGPNGSGKSTLLQLLAGSLPTTEGTLTYSLQDKALEADDWFRYVTIAAPYLELVEELTLDELLTFHQTFKPFVAGQTPETIAEKLWLGHALDKEIKYFSSGMKQRVKLGLAFFSSSPIIILDEPTSNLDRQGMNWYQEQIQQLIAPLNPLPRLLLIGSNQPEEYDFCPNVIDITQWK, encoded by the coding sequence ATGCATATCGCTGCTGAAAAAATTGGCAAGAAGTATCGGAAAGAGTGGATTTTTCGGCGGGTCGATCTGACGCTTACCGCCGGAAATAGTTATACGTTTGTAGGGCCAAACGGTAGTGGTAAATCGACACTATTACAATTACTGGCCGGAAGTTTGCCTACAACGGAAGGAACGCTTACTTATTCGCTACAGGACAAGGCTCTCGAAGCCGACGACTGGTTTCGGTATGTGACAATAGCCGCGCCTTACCTGGAACTGGTCGAGGAGTTGACGCTGGACGAACTGCTGACGTTTCACCAGACGTTTAAACCGTTCGTAGCCGGTCAAACCCCCGAAACGATTGCTGAGAAGCTTTGGCTAGGCCATGCCCTTGATAAAGAAATCAAGTATTTTTCGTCGGGCATGAAACAACGCGTGAAGCTTGGGTTAGCCTTTTTCTCCAGTTCGCCGATTATCATCCTCGATGAACCGACGTCCAATCTGGATCGGCAGGGGATGAACTGGTATCAGGAGCAGATACAGCAGTTAATTGCCCCCCTAAACCCGTTACCCCGGCTTCTGTTGATCGGCTCCAACCAGCCGGAGGAGTATGACTTCTGCCCAAATGTGATTGATATTACGCAGTGGAAATAA
- a CDS encoding bifunctional UDP-3-O-[3-hydroxymyristoyl] N-acetylglucosamine deacetylase/3-hydroxyacyl-ACP dehydratase, translating into MNTKQQTIQKAVSVSGVGLHTGVQATMTFLPAPTNHGYKFQRVDLPGQPIVDADVDNVVDLSRGTTIEQSGARIHTVEHTLAALVGLQLDNILIQLDGPEPPIMDGSSIQFIDALRDAGIEEQNATRNYFEVNEYVHYRNAEKDIELAALPLDDYRLTVMVDYNSKVISSQHAYLNDISQFPEQIASSRTFVFLHELEALYKQNLIKGGDLTNAIVIVDRDVQDGELDYLAELLHKPKVSVNKQQGILNNLKLHYPNEMARHKLLDVVGDLALIGRPIKAQILAARPGHAANVAFAKKIKKLIQKNAANQVPKYDPMQPAVLDINRISQLLPHRYPFQMIDKIIALDENSVVGIKNVTMNEPFFPGHFPGNPVMPGVMQLEAMAQTGGILVLSTVPDPENYWPFLVGIENCRFRRNVLPGDTVIFRCEFTSPMKRGIVKMQGRGYVANQLVCEADMIASLVKKK; encoded by the coding sequence ATGAATACCAAACAACAGACGATTCAGAAAGCCGTTTCGGTATCGGGAGTGGGACTCCACACGGGTGTACAGGCAACGATGACGTTTCTGCCGGCACCAACCAATCATGGTTATAAATTCCAGCGCGTCGATTTGCCGGGCCAACCCATTGTGGATGCCGACGTAGATAACGTGGTCGACCTTTCGCGTGGAACTACCATTGAGCAGAGTGGGGCCCGGATTCATACAGTTGAGCATACACTGGCTGCGCTGGTTGGTTTACAACTCGATAACATCCTGATTCAACTGGACGGTCCTGAACCTCCTATTATGGATGGCTCTTCCATTCAGTTTATCGATGCCCTGCGGGATGCCGGAATCGAAGAGCAGAATGCCACCCGTAACTACTTTGAAGTGAACGAATACGTTCATTACCGAAATGCGGAGAAGGATATTGAACTGGCAGCCCTGCCCCTCGACGACTATCGGCTGACGGTAATGGTGGATTATAACTCAAAGGTTATCAGCAGCCAGCACGCGTATCTGAACGACATCAGTCAGTTTCCTGAACAGATTGCCAGTAGCCGGACGTTTGTTTTCCTGCATGAACTGGAAGCACTCTATAAGCAGAATCTGATTAAAGGGGGCGACCTGACCAATGCTATTGTGATTGTTGATCGGGATGTGCAGGATGGTGAACTGGATTATCTGGCCGAACTGCTTCATAAGCCGAAGGTGAGTGTTAATAAGCAGCAGGGAATCTTAAATAACCTGAAACTGCACTATCCGAACGAAATGGCCCGGCATAAACTGCTCGATGTAGTGGGTGACCTGGCGCTGATCGGGCGGCCCATTAAAGCGCAGATCCTGGCAGCTCGGCCTGGTCATGCTGCTAATGTGGCCTTTGCTAAAAAAATTAAGAAGCTTATTCAGAAAAACGCGGCCAATCAGGTGCCAAAATACGACCCCATGCAGCCAGCCGTACTGGATATCAATCGTATATCGCAGTTACTGCCCCACCGCTACCCGTTCCAGATGATCGATAAAATCATTGCGTTGGACGAGAACAGTGTAGTCGGCATCAAAAACGTAACGATGAATGAGCCGTTTTTCCCCGGCCATTTTCCCGGTAATCCGGTGATGCCTGGTGTTATGCAGCTCGAAGCTATGGCGCAAACGGGCGGTATTCTGGTCTTGAGTACGGTGCCTGATCCTGAGAATTACTGGCCGTTTTTAGTGGGTATTGAAAATTGTCGCTTCCGGCGGAACGTATTGCCCGGCGATACGGTCATATTCCGGTGTGAGTTTACCTCGCCCATGAAGCGGGGGATCGTAAAAATGCAGGGCCGGGGGTATGTAGCGAATCAACTGGTCTGCGAAGCCGATATGATTGCCAGCTTAGTAAAGAAAAAATGA
- a CDS encoding HD domain-containing protein has product MATPNKKKILNDPVYGFITIPSELLYDLVEHPYFQRLRRIKQLGLSEYVYPGALHTRFHHALGAMHLMGQAMSTLQSKGHTISNEECESAQIAILLHDVGHGPFSHVLECCLLDNVPHEQISLMLMHDLNQQFNGALSLAIRMFEGTYERPFFHQLISSQLDMDRMDYLNRDGYYTGVAEGAIGAERIIKMLDLVDDQLVVEAKGILSVENFLNARRLMYWQVYLHKTSICCESMMIQILRRARFLSRQEGVESVFASDVFRLFLRDSVSIQDFQTNRTYLEAFTRLDDFDIWTCVKQGASHPDPIFSKLCQMLLNRRLFKIMLSTEPFAGELLIQLEKQLRQTGMPEDWLSYFLIEGQATNAAYLPSGDRISIKLKSGNVIDIADASDLSNIQVLTNIVRRYYVCWARNFVE; this is encoded by the coding sequence ATGGCAACGCCCAACAAAAAGAAAATTCTCAACGACCCGGTTTACGGGTTTATCACCATTCCATCCGAACTGCTCTACGATTTAGTCGAGCACCCTTATTTTCAGCGACTTCGGCGAATAAAGCAACTGGGCCTCTCCGAGTACGTGTATCCGGGGGCTTTACATACCCGATTTCATCATGCGTTAGGGGCCATGCACCTGATGGGGCAGGCGATGAGTACACTACAAAGCAAGGGCCACACCATTAGCAATGAGGAATGCGAGTCCGCTCAAATCGCCATCCTACTGCATGATGTAGGGCATGGGCCGTTTTCGCACGTATTGGAGTGTTGCTTGCTGGACAATGTGCCCCATGAACAGATTTCGCTGATGCTGATGCACGATCTCAACCAGCAGTTTAACGGAGCATTGTCGCTGGCGATCCGCATGTTTGAGGGGACGTATGAACGCCCATTTTTCCATCAGCTTATATCCAGCCAGTTGGATATGGACCGGATGGATTATCTCAACCGCGATGGGTATTATACGGGCGTAGCTGAAGGAGCTATTGGGGCCGAGCGAATTATTAAAATGCTCGATCTGGTCGACGATCAACTGGTTGTTGAGGCCAAAGGTATTCTGAGCGTCGAAAACTTCCTGAATGCCCGACGACTCATGTACTGGCAGGTGTATCTGCACAAAACGTCGATCTGCTGTGAATCGATGATGATTCAGATATTACGACGGGCCCGGTTCCTGAGCCGTCAGGAGGGCGTTGAGTCGGTGTTTGCGTCAGATGTGTTTCGGTTGTTTTTGCGTGACAGCGTGTCGATTCAGGATTTCCAGACCAACCGCACTTATCTTGAGGCATTTACCCGATTAGATGATTTTGATATCTGGACTTGTGTGAAGCAGGGCGCTTCGCATCCCGACCCGATTTTTTCAAAACTCTGCCAGATGCTACTGAATCGGCGGTTGTTTAAGATCATGTTATCGACCGAGCCTTTTGCGGGTGAATTACTTATTCAGCTTGAAAAACAGTTGCGGCAAACAGGTATGCCGGAGGACTGGCTTTCGTATTTTCTAATTGAAGGACAGGCCACCAATGCTGCTTATTTGCCTTCGGGCGACCGCATTTCTATCAAATTGAAAAGTGGCAACGTGATCGATATTGCCGATGCTTCTGACCTGTCGAATATCCAGGTGCTAACCAACATTGTCCGTCGATACTATGTTTGCTGGGCCAGGAATTTTGTGGAGTAG
- a CDS encoding arylesterase, with product MKFWQNRQMVYSVISGLIVCLTVWNCGSSDTKTTSDSGNSTSKTSAASPMAPAKKQIVLFYGNSLTAGYGVEPSQAFPALVGKKIDSLGLNYTVVNAGLSGETTAGGKSRISWVMRQPVAVFVLELGGNDGLRGLPLTATRQNLQAIMDTVRKKSPEATIVLAGMQIPPNMGTTYTKEFRGLFNELAVKNKAVLIPFLLEGVGGIPKLNQPDGIHPTPDGHKLVANTVWKVLKPVLEKE from the coding sequence ATGAAGTTCTGGCAAAATCGACAAATGGTTTATTCTGTGATAAGCGGCCTGATCGTTTGCTTAACGGTCTGGAATTGCGGTTCATCAGATACCAAGACTACTTCAGATTCAGGTAATAGTACATCTAAAACTTCTGCTGCTTCGCCAATGGCTCCGGCAAAAAAACAGATTGTACTGTTTTATGGGAATAGTTTAACAGCTGGGTATGGAGTTGAACCGTCGCAGGCGTTTCCGGCACTGGTCGGTAAAAAAATTGATTCCCTCGGGCTGAATTATACGGTTGTGAATGCCGGACTGAGTGGCGAAACGACGGCAGGCGGAAAAAGCCGGATTAGCTGGGTGATGCGTCAGCCCGTAGCTGTGTTCGTGCTCGAACTGGGTGGTAACGACGGCCTTCGCGGCTTACCCCTAACGGCAACCCGTCAAAACTTACAGGCTATTATGGATACGGTTCGTAAGAAAAGCCCGGAAGCAACCATTGTACTGGCTGGTATGCAGATTCCGCCCAACATGGGAACGACCTATACGAAAGAGTTTCGAGGGTTGTTTAACGAACTGGCCGTTAAGAACAAAGCCGTACTGATTCCGTTCCTGCTCGAAGGGGTTGGCGGCATTCCCAAGCTAAACCAACCCGACGGTATCCACCCTACACCCGATGGCCATAAACTTGTAGCGAACACGGTCTGGAAGGTATTGAAACCCGTGCTGGAAAAAGAGTAA